The Candidatus Bealeia paramacronuclearis DNA segment AGCGACGTAGTCTCTGAGTTTTTGCTCATCGACTTTACGCGGATAAGAAGTGCGTTTTTTCGGTTTAATATCCCCTTGTTTATGAAGACATATCCATCGATAGATCGTGGTTTCTCCAACGTTAAAAACCTTTGCAGCCTCCCGCTTACGGTCGCCGCTCGTAATGGAGGAGATGACCTTTTTTCGCAGCTCTTCCGAATATGCTTTTACCATTCCCTCCTTATACCTAAACTTTTCCTAAAAATCTATCTATTTATAGGGGAATGACTATACATGTCTGGCCAAAACAGAGGTGTCACCAAAGCCATCAAGAAACGCCTAAAACGCAGATCGGCCATTGAACCTCATATTGGGCACATGAAAGCTGATGGAAACCTACGTCGAAATTTCCTC contains these protein-coding regions:
- a CDS encoding IS630 transposase-related protein gives rise to the protein MVKAYSEELRKKVISSITSGDRKREAAKVFNVGETTIYRWICLHKQGDIKPKKRTSYPRKVDEQKLRDYVAQNPDHTLKQIAEALGLRFQNVSKWLKRLNITRKKDDALQRT